One Dysidea avara chromosome 8, odDysAvar1.4, whole genome shotgun sequence genomic window, cagccagctgacaatagctgcccacctcaccaaccacacatttatagctgatgaagtacataaaaatccttaaatagctcactacacactgttctactgctgtgactgctttattagagtgactgctctattggagtatctcgatcttggtatactaaaaatttttggagggggggtcaagagccccccctgtatccgcccctgccaGCATGTAGTGACCTTTCTTTTGGTATTCGACTTACAGCTTggccatggcatcaccaagctagaAGACCCCAGCCCccttaaataaaggtgtctcctctGCCCTTGCATATATAAAATGACCTCCCTCCCACATAGAATCCATGCATGCCATGGTTGAGAAACAAGTATCAAGTTTGCCTGCACGGCCAAATGGCAGTACACTATGTTGTACCTAACAATTTCCAAGCCCTAATGTTGATcacttaaggccactccaaatgagactgtagtttcccgtcctggtGTTTTCGTTATTcgatgcgggcgggaggcttattatcattattcattattagaggtgttattattattattattgtttactgagcagtcagccctgctggtgtgctgagaaatatttttaacctagataatttccgacgaatttgtaatgtaggccatttcagctgatccaacattagagaaactgaactgaatctgccatagtcattcaacacccagcgcgctgctcttcgttgtactttctctaactctgaaatatctccaacgtggtagggatcccagacagcagatgcatactctagttgtggtctcaccattgttagataagctgattctttaacttgttttgaacatttgtttagattgcgttttaagaaattgagtgttctagatgctttattgacaacatttgatatgtgaggtgaccaagacagtgatttatgaattaagactcctaggtacatatgttgatcagatatatCTAGTATGTGACTGTGAAGTGTGTAGTCGTAAGTGAATGGTGATAAGGATCTCGTGCAACGTataactgtacatttactaatattgaacttaagttgccaagtatcggcccattctgacagtttatttaaatcttcttgaagtctgttgatgtcttctacactattgataactctataaagcaagcaatcatcagcaaacaggcggagtggtgagttgatgtctttagttatgggtcattccatgtcaaatcaacaaggaatttagggtcacctctcggattttgacgaaacttggtatgtttgtagtacctgtggtgcttatcactcatgcaaatttttagctccatacattccagtttctgatttatgactacaaatattttgaatatttcatgaaaatttggtccatctctggttataaaattgactgcaactttgcactgtgtaaatatttttacacacaattttcaatgatggaagactgttgattgacctttccagtgatccctaaattatgggatatctacttaattaaggttcaatagtacttcattgaaaactttaatcctttatattttgaaaaatgctgcttgaaatttttcgaattcttttgtgaataatgattggctcatagtctatgtttgataacatttttgtggtgggaccacaatgggctcaagagatataatgaattatgttgtggtatgcggtggaatttgcagtctattattgctgtattgggagtctacacctccaataaccactcaaaACAAGGCCATACCAAGTttatcttacagagtgaaggtgtctaggtacattgcaacctgtattagtgaccacctgtattgaaaggccatctatgtgctgcagttaagttatacttctttaatgtatagcaccaaagtatcaaccctttctagcaaatccaaaaatggtccttattagacaggttgactatacaTTACAGATCTGACCGCCATGTGTCCATAagcatcatgtaaatgttgtaccatctcttcacaagtaccttcttaattaagttgaatcccactgtagtggacttagccatatttaagttccgtatgtggctgcataggtacaaacAATAGAACTCCTCAGAACAGATacctggacaccttgataaccaggacacctgtttatacactgtactcccactctagcagTGCACgtacatttagaccaagatacttctgtggcttctgtaatatgagcacttgaTTATGGTCCTAGGGATGGAGGGGttttactgtatacatgcactacacacctcaatgtgtgaaattaactactaaattactttacattcacgaccactttgaagatcaagtcataaattcatacacatactcacgtaGGAACTAAACGTGATGaccacatatttaacatttacctgtaAAGATCTTCAAAATGTCAACgcaaaatacttttaaaaaccataaattttagtaattacagtactacaaatcacacattgaggtgcaaacaagtgttaataatataaaaactcttggtacaagtaatgcatctactgtatatagtgtaactcttctattccctggaccattgatgaagtgttcatttttgagaaaccacagacttatcttgggtccaaaatgtacgtacaattataaagtaagatcatgaggctatcaaggtgcccagatatcctttttgaggaggtctgttgtacctatgcagccatgtacgtaacttgaatagtgtagagtggggatatgtatgtaagtgcataACGgcgagattttacttaataaaataaataaggtataactgaagagatggtacaacattaatgtgtttatggacgcatgatgatctcgtttatagtcaacctgtctaataaggaccatttttggatttactagaaaagattgatgctttggtgctatacattaatatccaattaaagtataaattagctgcagcacatagatggtctttcaatacaggtggtcactaatacaggttgcaatgtacctagacactttcactctgtaagataaacttggcatggccttgttgtgagtggttattggaggtgtagactccaatacagcaataatagactgcaaattccatcacataccacaacataattcattatacctcttgagcccattgtggtcccaccacaaaaattttattaaacatagactatgacccaatcattattcaccaaagaattcaaaaaatttcaagcagcatgtTTCAAACTATAAAGGTTTAAAGTATTCAATGAAGTACTATTGAACcttaattaagtagatatcccataattttgggatcactggaaaggtcaatcaaaaAGTCTTCCATCGGTGAAAAttgtgtgtaaaaatatttacacagtacaaagttgcagttgattttgtaactagagatggaccaaattttcatgaaatattcaaaatatttgtggttataaatcagaaactatggaatgtatggagctaaaaatttgcatgagtgataagcaccacaggtactacaaacgtaccaagtttcatcaaaatccgagaggtgaccctaaattccttgttgatttgacatggaatgacccttatgtcatttatatacaataggaACATTAGAGGTCCAAgaactgtgccttgtggtaccCCAGACATTACCGACACTGGACTAGAGGATTCACTATTTAAAACAACACACTGAGTACGTTGGGTAAGCCAAGTTTGGATCCAGTTATAAGTACTGTCATTAATTCCATAATATCTTAGTTTGGTCATTAAGCGTTGGTGTGGTACTGTATCGAATGCTTTAGTGtggtgtgactgctctattagagtatctcgatcttgagagGATTTCAAGGGCTTCTTTGCAAGCTATCAACCACCAGAACCGTTCATTTTTaggtttcattgtgctttttagcaatgcaaaataaaaggctccatgagaagtttccagaaagcagcacaggaagtggttttggaaaaataatgacaatatTGACATGCAATGCGGGTGCCTAGACGTGATGCGGgcggaggacgggaaactacattctcatttggagtggcctaaggctAAATTGTATAGTAAGCCATGTTCTGTTCATATACTATTCCCAGGGGTAGGAAATACATAGTATTTGGTAATACAAGTGCACACATTGTACCTCAAACAATGGCAGTCAACTCAGCTTATTAGACAGTTTACTGCTTCTTCTCTCTTCCATGATGTCACGAAATCGCTATATCATTGGTTTTATAATGCTGACTCATATATACGTAATTATTTTATGAGGCGTTTATGGATTCAACTTGGGTGAACCATACCGtacgacaggaaattttgacgaaaggaaactttgacgaatttgacgaattatTTGTGTCGTCAATATTTAATTCGTCAAACTTCTACTAAATAAGCGCCTCATTTTGTATTAATTTTTGTGCGTATTATACCGGTAGCAGCAGTTCATCTGAAGCGAAATCAAATGTTTTTACAGGCGCTATAAGCTAGTCCAAACGTTTCGTCAATATTTAATTCGTCAATGCTCGAGAATTGTggattcgtcaaattttcctCTCGTCAATATTTCCTGTCGTACGGTAGATAATATATCCACCTGGATATGAAACTAATAAGCGCCCCCGGTTATAGGCTGGTTTCGCGCCCCTCGCGCGCCCACTACACTATTGTTAATGCAGATATGGAGGCTAAAGGTAAAAATCCGTCACAGAAGGCACAGTTAGTTGGTTTCCAAGAAGTCCTGCGAGATATTTATTTTTCTGAAGACTTAAAGATTCAGTTTGATCGATGTAAAAACATTTTGGTGACAATCGACGTTTTGTGTGTTAAAGAGAACAATGATTTTTGTGCTATGTACAAGTTAATACGCGAAGAAATACAGGAGAAGAGGAAGACGGTGACCGTTAAACAAAAGTTGTTTCAAGCTGCATACTTATATCAAGTAGAGAGGTTGCCTATTGTGCTGCAGCGACTAGGGACCGAGGAAGAAGGCAGCATGAACGACATCATATTGTGGCAGGTTAGCCGGTTACACTGTAACTTTTTTATCAGTAGGCAGGTCACATCTCTTGACCGTACCTGGCTAGGCTAGAGGCCTTTGAGTATGTTCATTTGGTGTGATATCAAGAAATGCCAACTGTGCATGTGCACCTGTGTAGCTGAATAATATACTTTGCTGGCAAGTATTTTGAACCATTGTTTTAatcttttaaatttataataatattatcgtACTAAAGCTGTCTAGTAGTGTAGAATGAGTGCGCTTCCTAGTTTCATATCCATGTGGAGTATATTATGTCTATGCTTACCGAGCATAAATGCATTTATATATACATAGATGATTGTGGACAGATTATTTCAAGTTGATAATGCAGAAGACCAGCTAGTACCCACTGAGGCAGAGCCAACACGCCAGTTGTCGCAGATTGAAGAAAATGCTATTTACTATGCCGCAGGATATGTTGTTTATAAACTAATCAAGAAACATCGGCAGAGCACAGAAGAAAGGGCAGTTAAAATTGTGGGGGCATTATTGTCCATGGTTGGGCAAGATGCTGTTGGGGACATCCCTCAGGACACCAGCTCATACCTGGACTATGTCAAAACGTGGACCTGCACTAATGATAGGGGAGGCTTGCGGCATGTATCTGATGATACATATAGGTGCTTTGTCGCCATTGAGATGATCACCTATAGGCTTATTGCAGCAGGAGAGCAAAAAGAAAAGGTGATGTGTGAGGTGGTTTGTGATGAAAATGTAAAGTTCCTGTGGGAAATCGCTACTGATATTTCTGATGAAAAAGTAAAGATGTTACTTTTACGAGAAGTCGCTCAAGAGTGGTTTACTATTAGAGGATTCTCCATTGCAAGCCAGCTTGTGGAGCAGTACAAACTAAAAAGAACATCAAAGGTACAAAAGGAACAAGAAAAGAATTACATTAGTACAATCATTATGTTAGTAATTAAACATTGTCACATTGTTATAAATTTAATTTCTTTTCAAGTCAGAATAACAGTAATTAATTAAAATTAAGTCGTTTGCATTTATGCTTGGGTAAGGGTCTGGACAATGGGGATAATGAGCCCATGCTCTTTCTTTTCTTGGCAATGTTACTACTCCCGCCACCGGCTAATGACTTTTGAACTACCAGTGCCTGGGCATTCTCCAAGCACTGCTTCATAGATGGGTTGTCATTGCGGAAACCCCTGGATCTCTGCTGGCCAAAGAAGATTTCCAATAGGTCCTGATTAAAGCGCTCTGTCAACACATACTCTATTCCATTTTGATCCAATAGAAACTTGATTACTTCTCTCAGTGAATGAACTAAACAATAACAGCTTTTTAGCATCACCTTTAAAATGAAGTGACACTTACCACAAATCTTTATTCCTTCCACAGTCTGGTCTGGTAATAAACAGTATTTCTTGGCTCCAGCAGGAATCTTCTCATTGCCTTCCACCCATTTCTGCCAGTCATCCAAATACTTAAGCAGGGTACCTTCCAACCACTATAATGTAAACACCAAGTATTGTATTGTCTAGACCAAGGAAAATAATTATATGAACTACCTCAAGCCTTTCATCACCAGCTTCATAAAATGGTTTGACATTAGGCTTTTTTTTGATTATATGTTCATCTACAGAGCGCGTGTTGCATATGTCAAAAAACTTGTCAAAAATTCTGCAAAACATCTCTGTTGCTGTGGTATCAAGGGTAGACTCCTTCAGTGTCCTTAGGGTCTGGAAACCATTGGCAACTGAAGTACTCAATACCTAAACATAAATAACTATAATGAACATAAAACAAGGGCTAGTATCTCATACCTGGGCTGCTAGTCGCACATTCATATGTGAATAAGATGTCAGTTGTATGTGTTCACGAGTCAGTTTTTTTCCAATGTACAGCCCAGTCTCAGCAACTGTTTTCTCACACAATTCTACCAAATGTGCCCACTTTATCTCATGTCCATCATTCTGCCATACAAATTAACATGAATAACATATATATCAGATTTACTCTTACTATCAAATTCCGGGTTCCTTTAGCTTGTGAATTGTACCATGCATTACGGATTGTCTTCAACAAATGTGGTGCATCTGGCATGAGATACACAAAGTGGCCACTCCGACTGATATTTGGTGCTTTGTATGTAACACCAGATTTCTGGTATTCTGAAATATTATGCATTCGGAAAAATTTTCGGTTACTAGAAGCACCATCTGCAACCACAGAAACAACTGTCAAACCAGCAAGTTACAACATCCTGATGGCCCTCCACACAACAGGCATGAGCTGCTCTGCTGTTGCACCTACAAAAATTATCATCTACAATTTACACTTGGATTATCACACCTGTTGTTGCAAAATGAGCAATTGGTAAATCCAAATGAAAAGTTAACCCCCTGACCATCACGGTTAGCATATGTGTTGCTACTTCTCTGTCAGAAAGTTTTTGCTGCTTGCATTGTTGCTGTAACTGTGTAAACTTGTGCTCTAGGGTTCCTGCTCCATAATCAACAAAGCCGGTAATCTCCCCAGACATCTTGTTGAACACCAAGTCAGCACGGATCTTCATTTCATCTAACACCAAAATAACGTACCTGTACacaaattaaaatacaaaaaccTTAATTAGTAACCATGATCAGACCTTTCCCAATCCTTCATCTGATCTACCTTAGCTTCTTGGATCATATGATTGAACAAGTCTGCATTAAAGCCAGGTTGCAATTTGGTCCAATGTGTGTAGTCTTTAAGAGTTCGCTGTGATGGCAAACAAATAAAGCCAGATTCTCGAATTATCTGGTATGTTTTGCTTGATGTTAGCATAATATTTAAACACCATCGTATGAATAAAGGGTGCCATCGAACTCCGGTCTTCTTTGCTTTCCATGCAGCAACCTAAAACATAGAAAGTTGTAGTCTTTACATTTTTCATAGGTACACAGCCTACCTGCTGTTCCCAAAATACCCGCTTAAATTCATCTTCTTCCAGTACTTGATGGCTGTCTACAACCTTTTCTAAATCACATCTGAGATCATCTGCCACAACCACTCCATTGCTTTCCAGTATGCTGTCTAGCCTCATTCTCAACTGCTTTAACTGCCTGGTTTTAATGTGTAAAGCTTTCTGAAGTGATTTTATGCGAGCACTCTTTTGTGGTGTTCTTAAAAATCTTGTGTTGGTATACACAGATGGAACAACTGACCTGTTTCTGAGCTTAGAAAACAATGCTCGAAGTGTGTTACAAAATCCATAACATGGAGCACACAGATCGCCAGCAATTAGCAGTTCACATTTAGCATGTCGAACGGTTGTACTGTGCTGTTCTCCGTTGACCGTTATGCAAAATGATTGATCTAAGTAAGCCACAACTTCTCCACCTTGTGATGTGAAAATTCCTTTCCGAATCCTGGCCATGGCAATATAtctgacatcaaaatttccctGACAAACACTAGCAGAGGAAACAGCACCAATCAAACTTAACAAACTTTCGTTATTCATAGATGAGGGAAATTGGTCAAGAATAGCACATTGATAGGGAACAGCATGGTCAGCAACATGAACTTCCCAGGTGAGATCTTCTTTAATTAACAAAAGCCGTAATATGATTAGTGGTTTGAGATGACACTGACTGAAAGTTTCAAATATTCTTAACTCCACTTGAGTATAGCTAAAGAACCACCCTTCTGGTAGTCCATTCAGAGCTAATAACTGAGCACAAGAGTCAAGAGATTCCTATTGCATATCAAGATAGTTTCTACCACAATATACACTAATGACAATACCTGAACAGAGGCTTGCAGTTGCATTGTTTCTGAACAATCATCTGCCTATACAAAAACACATCAATTAACGGTGACTGTACACTGTTAATTACTAATAATTACTAAACAACAGCATTAATATCACAATGTCTACGCCACAACTTACAGGAACATTGGGTGCCAGTTCTGACACAATTTCATTGATAGCACCTAATGAAACACCCAGCACTGGTTCACCACTATCTCCTAGTGGCTCCCTGCTATCATCTGGTGGCTCCCTGCTATCATCTGGTGGCTCTCTGCTATCTTCACGTGGCTCAGCCCAGTTATCATGTGGTGGCTCCCTGCTATCATCTGGTGGTTCCCTGCTATCATCTGGTGGTTCCCTGGTATCATCTGGTGGCTTCCTGTTATCTTCACGTGGCTCAGCCCTGTTATCATGTGATGGCTCCCTGCTACTATCTGGTGGCTTCCCGCTTTCATCTTCCAATCTAGTTGATCCAAATTCATTATCCAAGCTGGTCTGTTTTCTGCTCCACAAGTTATTTTTATATCTACGACCTATACGAGCCTTGCTTCTGGGGCCTTTACCATGCTTCCTCTGTGTTCTGGGCATCAGGGGTACATCAAGTGATATGCAGGGAGAGTAAGGGCTATAGCTAGTGATAAATACAACATTTCAATACACTGATTTCATGATAATATAAATCTGTGGTAAAATACACTGTGGCTATGGAATTTGCTTTATAACACAGTATAATGTACAAAAATTAAATCATGTGAGTTTTAAAGCTCTGGGTTATACAGGCACTAAATGAATGTGGTGACAAAATTGATTGCATGGAACAAACGCATGCAGCAAACAACACCGAATCCATTCAAAACAGGGATAATAACACACGTTACAGAGTAACAAAGCAAGATTTAGCAACGACATTACAGCTCAACCAATACATTAGCGAGCAATGCGTTGACAAATATGACTGACCACAATATCAACATAATAAACCCACTTACGATAAGTGGCTTCAACCAGAGAACAATCCACAAAACCACCTAAACAAACTACTTACAGCACTTGTAAGCGTTTATCAGCTGGCTAGGCCACAAACCATACGGCTTCTTTTTTACGCGCGAAACTAGGATAGGATATTGAATCCCAATAGAAACTCATGCGCGCACGTGATTAGTTTCATATCCAggtgggtatattatctatgggtgaacaaaacgatagcatatgtcatattgtacatgtgcctgaaggcgtggagtatattataAAACAAGGTGgggtatatgagatttattacccacccaaaacagcctaaatagagtctaagtaaCTGTAAccaaatagttcagttgcatgtaatatgtaactagctagttacttttacaaagtaacttgccgtgcatatatggtttcagtttatttaccacattacctgaaatagcttatatctaatataattcCCACACTATACGGACTCTATACcgtggtttcagtatgtttaacacattaattaaagccttacatgagattgttagtatgctacaggttataccaagcttttttgtattcaataagccactggaaataccatcttacaTCCCTGAGCTAGGGGCTAAAAatgggggctagttgtggccaaaaagctagttgtaaatgacttttggctatagctagttgtaaatggtgatttggctagttgtaaaagtcagactaaatagcaagctgtaccaaagaaaagaataaagtcaaaaattaTGATACATGTGCTGTGCATATTTttcagggatttgactaaaagtgcCTCAA contains:
- the LOC136264788 gene encoding uncharacterized protein; this translates as MPRTQRKHGKGPRSKARIGRRYKNNLWSRKQTSLDNEFGSTRLEDESGKPPDSSREPSHDNRAEPREDNRKPPDDTREPPDDSREPPDDSREPPHDNWAEPREDSREPPDDSREPPDDSREPLGDSGEPVLGVSLGAINEIVSELAPNVPADDCSETMQLQASVQESLDSCAQLLALNGLPEGWFFSYTQVELRIFETFSQCHLKPLIILRLLLIKEDLTWEVHVADHAVPYQCAILDQFPSSMNNESLLSLIGAVSSASVCQGNFDVRYIAMARIRKGIFTSQGGEVVAYLDQSFCITVNGEQHSTTVRHAKCELLIAGDLCAPCYGFCNTLRALFSKLRNRSVVPSVYTNTRFLRTPQKSARIKSLQKALHIKTRQLKQLRMRLDSILESNGVVVADDLRCDLEKVVDSHQVLEEDEFKRVFWEQQVAAWKAKKTGVRWHPLFIRWCLNIMLTSSKTYQIIRESGFICLPSQRTLKDYTHWTKLQPGFNADLFNHMIQEAKVDQMKDWERYVILVLDEMKIRADLVFNKMSGEITGFVDYGAGTLEHKFTQLQQQCKQQKLSDREVATHMLTVMVRGLTFHLDLPIAHFATTGATAEQLMPVVWRAIRML